A single Drechmeria coniospora strain ARSEF 6962 chromosome 03, whole genome shotgun sequence DNA region contains:
- a CDS encoding Bromodomain associated domain protein: MAGQPAIFHALLRPVILQILRATGYHATKGAVLDSLTDLAARYMLTLCEKTAAHAVHARGDAVEYTVVDLRMALQDAGALMPERTAAEQDWRHDEEDTSGVDEFLAWFSGPMMRELLDVGKGDGESDATDYLSSLKKKHSKAGEDSKWNGTIIGKPLDTVNEVQVEGGPATSIDEWVMQRSKDYFNPQSAPQDMEIDVDGVNTNGHRNPPSPSASSGLSSVGDRLDDAEVDAMDVVGA; the protein is encoded by the exons ATGGCTGGACAGCCGGCCATCTTTCACGCCCTGCTGCGGCCAGTCATCCTCCAGATCCTGCGCGCCACGGGCTACCATGCCACCAAGGGTGCCGTGCTCGACTCGCTGACGGATCTGGCCGCGCGATACATGCTCACGCTGTGCGAGAAGACGGCAGCCCAcgccgtgcatgcacgcgGTGACGCGGTAGAGTATACTGTCGTTGATCTACGCATGGCCCTGCAGGACGCCGGTGCCCTCATGCCTGAGCGGACAGCAGCAGAGCAGGACTGGCGGCACGATGAGGAGGACACATCCGGTGTCGATGAGTTTCTCGCTTGGTTCTCCGGGCCCATGATGAgggagctcctcgacgtcggcaaaggcgacggcgagtcggATGCGACCGATTACCTGAGCT CTCTGAAAAAGAAGCACAGTAAAGCGGGCGAGGACTCGAAATGGAACGGCACCATCATCGGCAAACCTCTCGACACAGTCAATGAGGTCCAGGTCGAGGGCGGGCCCGCAACCAGCATCGACGAATGGGTCATGCAGCGTAGCAAGGACTACTTCAACCCTCAGAGTGCCCCGCAAGATATGGAaatcgacgtcgacggtgtcAACACGAACGGCCACCGCAACCCCCCTTCGCCATCCGCCAGCTCCGGCTTAAGCTCGGTCGGCGATCGActtgacgacgccgaggtggaTGCgatggacgtcgtcggcgcttgA
- a CDS encoding RNA-3'-phosphate cyclase family protein yields the protein MSQPSVEYLRFTGHQSFARRLTISTLTGRPIHISKIRSTSPTNPGLAPHEISFLRLIEAITNGSSMQISYTGTTMTYHPGLITGTIAGQGAAEGDVIDHHIPDTCTRGITYFLMPLCLLAPFSKAHMNVRFSGPGVITSATETGDPSVDTFRTAILPLFGLFGIPPARIELRVLSRSCAGPGGKGGGGSVELRFASQVRLPKTLHLNRNPGRIKRIRGVAYCTGVSASNNARMIHAAREILNPLVSDIHIAAQYDQAPLVPTDKAGSKRRLGIGFGLSLVAESSSVGVLYSADVVVPPSGGVVPEDTGKQCAFQLLESIAQGGCVTQVSASTVLILMAMGSEDVGRLRVGREVIGTQDLVGLARDLKTFGASSWGLRDVDDESDDIIISVKGSGVGNVGRKIA from the coding sequence ATGTCTCAGCCATCAGTCGAATACCTGCGTTTCACAGGTCACCAGTCCTTTGCTCGGCGGCTCACCATCTCGACCCTCACCGGCCGTCCCATTCACATCTCCAAGATCCGCagcacgtcgccgacgaacCCCGGCCTCGCACCCCATGAAATCTCCTTTCTGCGCCTCATCGAGGCCATCACCAATGGCAGCTCGATGCAAATCTCGTACACAGGCACGACCATGACCTACCACCCGGGATTGATCACGGGAACGATTGCCGGACAGGGTGCGGCCGAGGGGGACGTGATCGACCATCACATTCCCGATACCTGCACCCGCGGCATCACCTACTTCCTCATGCCGCTCTGCCTTCTCGCCCCCTTTTCCAAGGCTCACATGAACGTGCGGTTTTCCGGCCCCGGCGTCATCACGTCGGCCACCGAGACGGGCGATCCCTCGGTCGACACCTTTCGGACTGCCATCCTTCCCCTCTTCGGCCTCTTCGGAATACCACCGGCTCGAATCGAGCTTCGAGTCCTTTCGAGATCCTGCGCCGGCCCCGGAGGCAAGGGCGGCGGTGGATCTGTCGAGCTCCGATTCGCCAGCCAGGTCAGACTTCCGAAAACGTTGCACCTGAATCGGAATCCGGGCCGGATAAAGAGGATACGGGGTGTCGCATACTGCACCGGCGTGTCAGCATCGAACAACGCGCGCATGATCCACGCCGCGCGTGAGATCCTGAACCCTCTCGTCTCCGACATCCACATCGCTGCCCAGTACGACCAGGCGCCCCTTGTGCCGACGGACAAGGCCGGAAGCAAGCGACGGCTGGGCATCGGATTCGGCCTAAGCCTCGTGGCAGAGTCGAGTTCGGTCGGGGTCCTGTACTCGGCagacgtcgtcgtgccccCGTCAGGAGGCGTCGTGCCGGAGGATACGGGGAAGCAGTGCGCCTTTCAGTTGCTCGAATCGATCGCGCAAGGAGGCTGCGTGACTCAGGTGTCGGCCAGCACCGTCCTGATACTCATGGCCATGGGGTCCGAGGACGTCGGTAGGCTAAGGGTAGGCAGAGAAGTCATTGGGACCCAAGACCTGGTCGGGCTCGCGAGAGATCTCAAGACGTTTGGCGCCAGCAGCTGGGGACTACgagatgtcgacgacgagtcggacgACATCATCATTTCGGTCAAGGGGTCGGGCGTTGGCAACGTTGGCAGGAAAATAGCGTAG
- a CDS encoding molybdenum cofactor sulfurase: MERLRRMVCAPCPEYNAAVDEFRDREYPMIRDSVYLDHAGSALCPKSLMDAFAADMTSVLYGNPHSASWPSQLSTARIDDVRLRLLTFFQADPSEYDLVFVANATAGVKLVVEALRSLPRGYAYAYHQACHTSLIGAREESTSSVCLDDHDVQDWLDGKDPFRGASANTSATLFSYSAQSHMNGKRYPMGWAKGVKENVAKNSAAVYTLVDAASFSATSQLDLGAVDYAADFTVLSLYKIFGFPDLGALIVRRTSEAVFDHRRYFGGGTVDMVVCGKEQWHARKAQFLHERLEDGTLPFHNIRAVDAALTTHAKLFGSMDRVGGHTKYLTERLHDGLYSLKHRNGRPACVIYTRGANEAGPLGTGPVVSFNLVNSASEWVSLAEVEKLAILKQIHVRTGGLCSPGEIASALGLEPWEMKRNLSAGFRCGTDSELMAGKPTGVIRASLGAMSTKSDVDKFVDFVREYFVEGDDIWTRSVGNGERRGVERSSTLRVKTITVFPIKSCAGFTVPAGTRWEVRAEGLAWDREWCLVHRGSGQALTQKQYPKMALLRPVLDFAQGLLRVEYHREGEGAARSVHIPLSANPALFSKGSSQRPSRVCGEEVSAQGYTSSEINDFFTDALGVPCVLARFPSGGLGLGSRTSKARMQKHQQPKRVRGLPGSFPDMPSPPDSDSEQNQAGKILLSNESPILLVHSASVGALNEEIERRGGEAVPESAFRANIVIEALAGKQAEPAYSEDSWSGVWIGKHKFKFLGACRRCQMVCVDQMTAEKRQEPFSTLAKTRRFDGKVFFGSHARHEAGEESVGKQLPTAMIAVGDVVTVYDEEERL; this comes from the exons ATGGAACGGTTAAGGAGAATGGTCTGCGCACCCTGTCCCGAATACAATGCGGCCGTTGACGAGTTTCGCGACCGAGAATATCCCATGATCAGGG ACTCGGTTTATCTGGACCATGCCGGCTCTGCGCTGTGCCCAAAGTCGTTGATGGATGCGTTTGCTGCCGACATGACTTCAGTTCTGTACGGAAACCCGCACTCGGCGTCATGGCCCTCTCAGCTCTCGACGGCACGGATCGATGATGTGCGGCTGCGGCTTCTCACTTTCTTCCAAGCCGACCCCTCCGAGTATGACCTCGTATTTGTGGCCAACGCTACGGCGGGGGTGAAGCTCGTCGTTGAGGCGTTGAGGTCGCTTCCCCGAGGATATGCCTATGCGTATCATCAAGCCTGCCACACAAGCCTCATCGGAGCGCGCGAGGAGTCAACCTCCAGCGTCTGTCTCGATGACCATGACGTGCAGGACTGGCTGGATGGAAAGGATCCATTTCGTGGAGCATCGGCGAACACGAGCGCGACACTCTTCTCCTATTCCGCGCAATCCCACATGAACGGGAAACGATACCCGATGGGGTGGGCGAAAGGCGTCAAGGAAAATGTAGCCAAGAACTCAGCGGCGGTATATACCCTGGTCGACGCAGCATCATTTAGCGCAACTTCGCAGTTGGACCTCGGTGCGGTGGATTATGCGGCTGATTTTACTGTTCTCAGCTTGTACAAGATTTTTGGATTCCCGGATCTTGGAGCACTGATCGTGCGACGTACATCAGAGGCTGTCTTTGATCATCGGCGATACTTTGGAGGTGGCACAGTAGACATGGTCGTTTGCGGCAAGGAGCAGTGGCACGCCCGGAAGGCACAGTTCCTACACGAGCGGCTGGAAGATGGGACTCTTCCGTTCCACAACATCAGGGCTGTTGACGCGGCGCTGACGACGCACGCGAAACTGTTTGGATCGATGGACCGGGTTGGTGGACACACAAAATACCTGACGGAAAGGCTACATGATGGCCTTTACTCTCTGAAGCATCGGAATGGACGACCAGCCTGCGTGATTTACACGAGAGGAGCGAATGAAGCAGGACCGTTGGGTACGGGGCCGGTGGTGTCATTCAACCTCGTCAACAGCGCATCGGAATGGGTTAGTCTTGCCGAGGTGGAAAAACTGGCCATTCTGAAGCAGATTCATGTTCGAACCGGCGGACTGTGCAGCCCCGGCGAGATAGCTTCTGCTCTCGGCTTGGAGCCGTGGGAAATGAAGAGGAACCTGTCGGCCGGCTTTCGATGCGGAACAGACTCGGAACTCATGGCCGGCAAGCCCACGGGCGTCATCAGGGCCAGCCTCGGGGCGATGAGTACTAAGTCAGACGTGGACAAGTTCGTCGACTTTGTGAGGGAATACTTtgtcgaaggcgacgacATTTGGACGCGATCCGTGGGCAACGGCGAACGCAGAGGTGTCGAGCGATCGAGCACGCTTCGAGTGAAGACGATTACGGTGTTCCCCATCAAGAGCTGTGCCGGATTCACCGTGCCGGCAGGTACTCGATGGGAAGTCAGAGCGGAAGGACTGGCGTGGGATCGCGAATGGTGCCTCGTGCACCGAGGGTCGGGCCAAGCGCTCACGCAGAAGCAGTACCCCAAGATGGCGTTGCTGCGGCCGGTGCTTGACTTTGCACAAGGACTGCTGCGCGTGGAATACCAccgcgagggcgagggtgcgGCCCGTTCTGTGCACATCCCCCTGTCGGCCAACCCTGCCCTGTTTAGCAAAGGGTCCAGCCAAAGGCCTTCCCGGGTATGCGGAGAGGAAGTGTCTGCTCAGGGCTACACCTCGAGCGAGATCAACGACTTCTTCACCGACGCGCTCGGCGTCCCATGCGTGCTGGCGAGGTTCCCGTCGGGGGGGCTTGGGCTCGGCAGCCGGACGTCCAAGGCTCGGATGCAGAAGCATCAGCAACCAAAGAGGGTCAGAGGCTTGCCCGGCTCGTTTCCCGACATGCCGTCACCGCCGGACTCGGACTCTGAGCAAAATCAAGCCGGCAAGATATTGCTGTCGAATGAGAGCCCCATCCTGCTGGTCCACAGCGCCAGCGTCGGCGCGCTGAACGAGGAGATTGAGCGTCGCGGTGGAGAGGCCGTCCCCGAATCTGCCTTTCGGGCCAACATCGTCATCGAGGCACTCGCGGGAAAGCAGGCAGAGCCGGCGTACTCGGAGGATTCTTGGAGCGGGGTGTGGATTGGGAAGCACAAGTTCAAGTTCCTAGGTGCCTGCCGACGGTGCCAGATGGTCTGCGTTGACCAGATGACGGCGGAGAAGCGGCAGGAACCGTTCAGCACGCTGGCCAAGACGAGGAGATTTGATGGGAAGGTGTTCTTCGGCTCACACGCGCGACACGAAGCGGGAGAGGAGAGTGTCGGGAAGcagctgccgacggcgatgattGCCGTCGGGGACGTCGTGACTGTGTACGATGAAGAAGAGCGTCTGTAA
- a CDS encoding pentatricopeptide repeat containing protein, whose product MPPRPLLSDFSSHFSSLHGPICRSCIFRIWRRTARPIAATYSSQATRKAKLPRVTESATRRPSSAELRQYLQGIRDLRSSKPDEKEGYSVRFFEQNERGRTELAGDDAFDHSLSRLDGAELQDALLDIKGVLSTQEEKDAFQAVMREMGGDLSNISSADDIEKATARMRAYTKSIDAEIEEVGASLPKEILQELLRDMDELPAPEEMTQRQRISPPQIPEAPWTPNQRKKIARLNVILARVYREMSRKAGVTTKAVSSVYKAYHAARIPLARGWGTVPIDVWDFLWAVLSADESINIHRLSHISTLARDMSEAKVTLSPSQQLLTIEAVFVDGWEAKAIENWKRCMSTLGEATSENFQEFWELGVRMHCRLGDMEQAERAAKKMLSKHLSARILLPLIRTYSEQGTAESQEKAWNLYRQMRELLGKEMKLSDYDQVVSYFLTTNQTENALYAFVDMMSDGDIDLKRQKHMPSVVANKFFLGKWLKRLIGAGDLDGAFSVVEFMRTKGVEASPIHLNGLIGAWQRSGGAEDLEKADRMAWDMVESRIDFVHARKSGGETTKTTKAVTSASSPTPWPRATIETFSLLAENYRFRTLHGKLEALWVAFRDAEISPDAFMMNQLLESHIQAGQPKEAVTLYHSLVSERGVSPDPYTFSALWKTLAVNRLHTLAPEALDEETEATRQLFRETVRCKQVFLPDGMDGQLARKILHTFRRLQDSAGFLVALAALKDVFQFLPPESLALELVLGTARLSWDTPSQRKRLMIAKRDMDRALLASVDGEADRLEGRRRGEALYEYLQKNYWPEEGAYEDKRRALVGVAKEMGVYELMAVKTTKARKKDGVQGRS is encoded by the coding sequence ATGCCTCCCCGGCCCCTGCTCTCCGACTTCTCCAGTCACTTTTCAAGTCTACATGGTCCAATATGTCGATCCTGCATATTTCGAATCTGGCGACGAACGGCTCGGCCTATTGCTGCCACCTACAGCTCCCAAGCAACCCGAAAGGCCAAGCTGCCTCGCGTGACCGAGTCTGCTACCCGCCGACCGAGCTCAGCTGAACTCAGGCAGTACCTCCAAGGCATACGAGATCTCCGAAGCTCCAAGCCGGATGAAAAAGAGGGCTACTCAGTCCGCTTCTTCGAACAGAACGAGCGAGGCCGCACGGAGCtagccggcgacgacgcatTTGACCACTCTCTGAGCAGGCTTGATGGCGCCGAGCTTCAGGATGCCCTCCTCGACATCAAAGGCGTTCTTTCCACCCAGGAGGAGAAGGATGCCTTTCAGGCGGTGATGCGGGAGATGGGTGGGGACCTCAGCAACATCTCGTCAGCCGACGACAtcgagaaggcgacggcaaggatgCGAGCGTATACAAAGTccatcgacgccgagatTGAAGAGGTCGGTGCCTCGTTGCCGAAAGAGATTCTCCAAGAGCTGTTACGTGACATGGACGAACTGCCGGCCCCTGAAGAGATGACGCAACGGCAACGTATATCACCGCCTCAAATCCCCGAGGCACCCTGGACGCCAAACCAGCGCAAGAAGATTGCCCGTCTTAACGTCATCCTAGCCCGCGTCTATCGAGAGATGAGCCGAAAAGCAGGCGTCACCACCAAAGCTGTTTCCTCCGTCTACAAGGCTTATCACGCTGCCAGGATCCCGCTGGCACGTGGCTGGGGTACCGTGCCTATCGACGTCTGGGATTTTCTCTGGGCAGTATTGTCCGCCGACGAATCCATTAACATTCATCGGCTGTCCCACATCTCCACCCTCGCCCGGGATATGAGTGAAGCCAAGGTGACACTCAGTCCCTCACAGCAGCTGCTCACCATCGAGGCCGTCTTTGTCGACGGTTGGGAGGCAAAGGCGATTGAGAATTGGAAACGATGCATGAGCACTCTGGGCGAAGCAACATCCGAGAACTTCCAGGAGTTCTGGGAGCTCGGCGTGCGGATGCACTGTCGACTCGGCGACATGGAGCAGGCGGAGCGAGCGGCCAAGAAGATGCTTTCAAAGCATTTAAGTGCTCGAATCTTGCTGCCGCTGATCAGAACCTATTCGGAGCAAGGTACCGCTGAGAGTCAGGAAAAGGCCTGGAACTTGTACCGGCAGATGAGGGAGCTTCTGGGAAAGGAGATGAAGCTTTCCGACTATGATCAAGTCGTTTCCTACTTCCTCACGACAAACCAAACGGAAAACGCACTGTATGCCTTTGTCGACATGAtgagcgacggcgacatcGACCTGAAGCGGCAAAAGCACATGCCCTCTGTCGTCGCAAACAAGTTTTTCTTGGGCAAGTGGCTGAAGCGATTGATCGGCGctggcgacctcgacggcgccttcAGCGTCGTCGAGTTTATGCGCACAAAGGGCGTCGAGGCATCGCCCATCCACCTCAACGGCCTCATCGGCGCCTGGCAACGGTCGGGGGGGGCTGAAGATCTCGAGAAAGCGGATCGGATGGCGTGGGACATGGTCGAATCCCGCATCGACTTTGTGCATGCGAGAAAGTCGGGGGGCGAGACGACCAAGACGACCAAGGCGGTCACATCAGCATCCTCGCCCACTCCATGGCCCCGGGCGACGATTGAAACATTTTCCCTTCTCGCAGAGAACTATCGATTTCGGACACTGCACGGCAAGCTGGAGGCCTTGTGGGTCGCTTTCCGCGATGCCGAGATCAGCCCAGACGCCTTCATGATGAATCAGCTCCTGGAGTCCCACATCCAGGCCGGCCAGCCAAAGGAAGCCGTCACCCTTTACCACTCACTCGTCTCGGAGCGGGGCGTCAGTCCGGACCCCTACACATTTAGCGCTCTGTGGAAAACGTTGGCCGTCAACCGCCTTCACACGCTTGCACCAGAAGctctcgacgaggagacAGAAGCGACGCGGCAGTTGTTCCGAGAGACGGTGCGATGCAAGCAAGTCTTCCTGCCCGATGGCATGGACGGCCAGCTCGCCCGAAAGATTCTTCACACTTTCCGGCGACTCCAGGACAGCGCCGGCTTTcttgtcgccctcgccgcgctCAAGGATGTTTTTCAGTTCCTCCCGCCCGAGTCTCTAGCCTTGGAGCTCGTTctcggcacggcacggctCTCCTGGGACACACCCTCGCAGAGAAAGCGTCTCATGATTGCCAAGCGCGACATGGACCGCGCCTTGCTCGCCTCCGTTGACGGCGAAGCGGACAGACTCGAGGGCAGGAGGAGGGGCGAGGCCTTGTATGAGTACCTGCAGAAGAACTACTGGCCCGAGGAGGGTGCGTATGAGGACAAGCGCAGAGCCCTTGTCGGCGTAGCCAAAGAAATGGGCGTTTACGAGCTCATGGCCGTCAAGACAACGAAAGCAAGGAAGAAGGATGGCGTCCAAGGCAGGTCCTGA
- a CDS encoding phenylalanyl-tRNA synthetase alpha chain, with product MATANSAPAGDLTTQVLQALSTQSPIQSVDVFPAVPAQELKGALDRLGSRLMITYETIEREEAILEAEAEQIAQHGSHEARVFEALKQAMDGLTVQELESAIGDKNVTKLGQGKAFREKWIAKSKDGKLVATADSIEDVTRAQLQKIKEARTGEAKVLNDLKKRKLIRMQKIVAFRMAKGPKFALEIAKEETDLTAEMIASGAWKTATFKPYNFKALGSDQQAGALHPLNKVRHEFRQIFFEMGFEEMPTNKFVETGFWNFDALFVPQQHPARDLQDTFYISDPKVGDKPRPQGEGQDTEAYWNNVKEVHQDGKYGSIGYRYPWAADEALKLVLRTHTTSISAAMLHKLAATKGPDGRPKPARYFSIDRVFRNETVDATHLAEFHQVEGVIADYGLSLGGLMEFMEVFFGKMGITDLKFKPAYNPYTEPSMEIFSFHKGLNKLVEIGNSGMFRPEMLEAMGLPKDMRVFGWGLSLERPTMIKYKISNIRELLGHKVDLGFIERNPAVRLEQN from the exons ATGGCCACGGCAAACTCTGCTCCTGCGGGGGACCTGACGACGCAGGTCCTCCAGGCTCTGTCGACGCAGAGCCCGATCCAGTCGGTTGATGTCTTCCCGGCCGTGCCGGCGCAGGAATTGAAGGGTGCCCTCGACCGGCTGGGGTCCCGATTGATGATTACATACGAGACGATCGAGCGGGAAGAGgccatcctcgaggccgaagcAGAACAGATTGCCCAGCACGGTTCCCACGAGGCCCGGGTGTTTGAGGCGCTGAAGCAGGCCATGGACGGGCTGACGGTGCAGGAGCTGGAAAGTGCAATCGGCGACAAGAACGTGACGAAGCTGGGCCAGGGCAAGGCCTTCCGAGAGAAGTGGATAGCGAAGAGCAAGGATGGCAAGCTCGTGGCGACG GCCGACTCGATCGAAGACGTGACGCGCGCACAGCTGCAGAAGATCAAGGAGGCCAGGAcgggcgaggccaaggtgcTCAACGACCTCAAGAAGCGCAAGCTCATCCGGATGCAAAAGATTGTCGCCTTCAGGATGGCCAAGGGACCCAAGTTTGCGCTCGAGATCgccaaggaggagacggaccTGACGGCGGAGATGATCGCCTCGGGCGCGTGGAAGACGGCGACGTTCAAGCCGTACAACTTCAAGGCGCTCGGCTCGGACCAGCAGGCGGGCGCGCTGCACCCGCTCAACAAGGTCCGGCACGAGTTCCGGCAGATCTTCTTCGAGATGGGCTTCGAGGAGATGCCGACCAACAAGTTCGTCGAGACGGGCTTCTGGAACTTTGACGCCCTCTTCGTGCCGCAGCAGCACCCGGCGCGAGACCTGCAGGACACCTTCTACATCTCGGACCCCAAGGTCGGCGACAAGCCCCGACCGCAGGGCGAGGGCCAGGACACGGAGGCGTACTGGAACAACGTGAAGGAGGTGCACCAGGACGGCAAGTACGGCTCCATCGGCTACCGGTACCCGtgggcggccgacgaggcgctcAAGCTCGTGCTGCGGACGCACACgacctccatctcggccgccatgctcCACAAGCTCGCGGCGACCAAGGGACCGGACGGACGGCCGAAGCCGGCTCGGTACTTTTCCATCGACCGCGTCTTCCGCAACGAGACGGTCGACGCGACCCACCTGGCCGAGTTCCACCAGGTCGAgggcgtcatcgccgactACGGcctctccctcggcggcctcatGGAGTTCATGGAGGTCTTCTTCGGCAAGATGGGCATCACCGACCTCAAGTTCAAGCCGGCCTACAACCCGTACACGGAGCCGAGCATGGAGATCTTCTCCTTCCACAAGGGCCTCaacaagctcgtcgagatcGGCAACAGCGGCATGTTCCGGCCCGAGatgctcgaggccatgggcCTGCCCAAGGACATGCGCGTCTTCGGCTGGGGCCTGAGCCTCGAGCGGCCGACCATGATCAAGTACAAGATCTCCAACATTcgcgagctcctcggccacaaGGTCGACCTCGGCTTCATCGAGCGGAACCCGGCGGTGAGGTTGGAGCAAAATTAA